In a genomic window of Melanotaenia boesemani isolate fMelBoe1 chromosome 1, fMelBoe1.pri, whole genome shotgun sequence:
- the brd7 gene encoding bromodomain-containing protein 7 isoform X2, whose translation MGKKHKKHKSEKHGYEEYGEKPLKIVLKVSGNEVTTGSSSLDTFYDEQTADSDKPKDKKKKKKKDKDRSFGTPEDDKGKKRMTKKKKGQDGENDDREQRRTPIRTELDKLEAKEQTPLQEALNQLIRQLQRKDPSAFFSFPVTDLIAPGYSLIIKRPMDFSTMKEKVKKECYRSLDELKMDFRIMCENAMIYNKPETIYHKAARKLLHSGMKILSQERLDSLKQSIDFMSGLDPSAKQPLKTEDQGGTSLDQSKEGPTSTENSERSQTPSTPRQDKDSKDEAAKAEQELEEMRKVIEESGGKLTNRVLQSDLEFARRRSDGSTTLGILNPADPAAGDAGYCPVKLGMMSNRLQNGVNTLQGFREDKRNRITPVSYINYGPFTSYGPTYDSSFANISKDDSDLIYSFYGEESSLQGSDSLSEFLAKSDEYMYKLADNLLDAMTSGEHSRTLKETAVAEEPANPQEDKGDMEVESESSSRLNLLRSATGLQMTKKLTGEALHFQQKLDETTKLLRDLQEVQKERLSAKQPPNMICLLAPTAKELELAEKVTGNLAALTGQVAPCDVSSIYGIRKAMGIAVPPEPLIDLSTVQETSDPMET comes from the exons atggGAAAGAAGcacaaaaagcacaaatccgAAAAACACGGATATGAAG AATATGGAGAGAAACCACTGAAGATCGTGCTGAAAGTGTCCGGGAACGAAGTGACGACGGGAAGCTCGAGCTTAGACACTTTTTATGATGAACAAACCGCGGACTCCGACAAACCcaaagacaagaagaagaagaaaaagaaggataaAGACAGGAGCTTCGGGACACCAGAGGAtgataaaggaaagaaaagg ATgactaagaagaaaaaaggacagGATGGAGAAAATGATGACAGAGAGCAGCGAAGAACTCCTATTCGTACAGAGCTGGATAAATTGGAAG CAAAAGAGCAGACTCCTTTGCAGGAAGCTTTGAACCAGCTCATCAGGCAGCTTCAAAG GAAAGACCCCAGTGCTTTCTTCTCATTTCCGGTGACAGACCTTATTGCTCCTGGCTACTCTTTGATTATTAAACGCCCTATGGACTTCAGCACAATGaaggaaaaagtaaagaaagagtGCTACCGGTCCTTGGATGAACTCAAA ATGGATTTCAGGATTATGTGTGAAAATGCCATGATTTACAACAAACCGGAGACAATCTACCATAAAGCAGCTCGAAAGCTGTTACACTCTGGTATGAAGATCCTGAGCCAG GAAAGGTTGGACAGCCTGAAGCAGAGCATAGACTTCATGTCTGGCCTTGACCCCTCTGCCAAACAGCCATTAAAGACTGAGGACCAAGGGGGCACAAGCCTGGACCAAAGTAAGGAGGGACCCACAAGCACGGAGAACAGCGAGCGCTCCCAGACGCCCAGCACACCCAG ACAGGACAAAGACTCCAAGGACGAAGCAGCAAAGGCAGAGCAGGAGCTTGAGGAAATGCGCAAGGTCATCGAAGAGTCTGGAGGAAAGCTGACAAACAGAGTGCTGCAGTCTGAT TTGGAGTTTGCACGGCGGAGGTCCGATGGCTCCACCACTCTCGGTATCCTCAACCCAGCTGATCCAGCAGCAGGAG ATGCTGGTTACTGTCCTGTGAAACTTGGCATGATGTCCAATCGGCTGCAGAATGGCGTGAACACACTGCAGGGTTTCAGGGAGGACAAGAGGAACAGGATCACCCCTG TGTCCTACATTAACTACGGGCCGTTCACCTCATACGGACCCACCTACGACTCCAGCTTCGCCAACATCAGCAAGGACGACTCTGACCTCATCTACTCTTTCTATGGAGAGGAGTCCAGTCTGCAGGGCTCAGACAG CTTGTCAGAGTTCCTGGCCAAATCAGACGAGTACATGTACAAACTGGCAGACAATCTTCTGGATGCAATGACCAGTGGAGAGCATTCAAGAACCCTGAAGGAGACAGCGGTT GCAGAGGAGCCAGCAAATCCACAAGAGGACAAAGGTGACATGGAG GTCGAGTCTGAATCATCCAGCAGGCTGAACTTGCTGCGCTCTGCTACGGGCCTGCAGATGACCAAGAAGCTAACTGGGG AGGCCCTACACTTCCAGCAGAAACTGGATGAGACTACAAAGCTCCTACGTGACTTGCAGGAAGTACAGAAGGAACGTCTGAGTGCCAAGCAGCCTCCAAACATGATCTGCTTGCTGGCCCCAACTGCCAAGGAGCTGGAGCTGG CTGAGAAGGTGACAGGAAATCTGGCTGCGCTGACTGGTCAAGTAGCCCCATGTGACGTCAGCAGTATTTATGGCATCAGGAAGGCCATGGGCATCGCTGTACCTCCTGAGCCCCTCATAGACCTCTCAACAG TGCAGGAAACAAGCGACCCAATGGAGACGTAG
- the brd7 gene encoding bromodomain-containing protein 7 isoform X1: MGKKHKKHKSEKHGYEEYGEKPLKIVLKVSGNEVTTGSSSLDTFYDEQTADSDKPKDKKKKKKKDKDRSFGTPEDDKGKKRMTKKKKGQDGENDDREQRRTPIRTELDKLEAKEQTPLQEALNQLIRQLQRKDPSAFFSFPVTDLIAPGYSLIIKRPMDFSTMKEKVKKECYRSLDELKMDFRIMCENAMIYNKPETIYHKAARKLLHSGMKILSQERLDSLKQSIDFMSGLDPSAKQPLKTEDQGGTSLDQSKEGPTSTENSERSQTPSTPRQDKDSKDEAAKAEQELEEMRKVIEESGGKLTNRVLQSDLEFARRRSDGSTTLGILNPADPAAGDAGYCPVKLGMMSNRLQNGVNTLQGFREDKRNRITPVSYINYGPFTSYGPTYDSSFANISKDDSDLIYSFYGEESSLQGSDSLSEFLAKSDEYMYKLADNLLDAMTSGEHSRTLKETAVAEEPANPQEDKGDMEVESESSSRLNLLRSATGLQMTKKLTGEALHFQQKLDETTKLLRDLQEVQKERLSAKQPPNMICLLAPTAKELELAEKVTGNLAALTGQVAPCDVSSIYGIRKAMGIAVPPEPLIDLSTGNKRPNGDVVLQSRCGSTCCCKMMLQPLSFCLLT, from the exons atggGAAAGAAGcacaaaaagcacaaatccgAAAAACACGGATATGAAG AATATGGAGAGAAACCACTGAAGATCGTGCTGAAAGTGTCCGGGAACGAAGTGACGACGGGAAGCTCGAGCTTAGACACTTTTTATGATGAACAAACCGCGGACTCCGACAAACCcaaagacaagaagaagaagaaaaagaaggataaAGACAGGAGCTTCGGGACACCAGAGGAtgataaaggaaagaaaagg ATgactaagaagaaaaaaggacagGATGGAGAAAATGATGACAGAGAGCAGCGAAGAACTCCTATTCGTACAGAGCTGGATAAATTGGAAG CAAAAGAGCAGACTCCTTTGCAGGAAGCTTTGAACCAGCTCATCAGGCAGCTTCAAAG GAAAGACCCCAGTGCTTTCTTCTCATTTCCGGTGACAGACCTTATTGCTCCTGGCTACTCTTTGATTATTAAACGCCCTATGGACTTCAGCACAATGaaggaaaaagtaaagaaagagtGCTACCGGTCCTTGGATGAACTCAAA ATGGATTTCAGGATTATGTGTGAAAATGCCATGATTTACAACAAACCGGAGACAATCTACCATAAAGCAGCTCGAAAGCTGTTACACTCTGGTATGAAGATCCTGAGCCAG GAAAGGTTGGACAGCCTGAAGCAGAGCATAGACTTCATGTCTGGCCTTGACCCCTCTGCCAAACAGCCATTAAAGACTGAGGACCAAGGGGGCACAAGCCTGGACCAAAGTAAGGAGGGACCCACAAGCACGGAGAACAGCGAGCGCTCCCAGACGCCCAGCACACCCAG ACAGGACAAAGACTCCAAGGACGAAGCAGCAAAGGCAGAGCAGGAGCTTGAGGAAATGCGCAAGGTCATCGAAGAGTCTGGAGGAAAGCTGACAAACAGAGTGCTGCAGTCTGAT TTGGAGTTTGCACGGCGGAGGTCCGATGGCTCCACCACTCTCGGTATCCTCAACCCAGCTGATCCAGCAGCAGGAG ATGCTGGTTACTGTCCTGTGAAACTTGGCATGATGTCCAATCGGCTGCAGAATGGCGTGAACACACTGCAGGGTTTCAGGGAGGACAAGAGGAACAGGATCACCCCTG TGTCCTACATTAACTACGGGCCGTTCACCTCATACGGACCCACCTACGACTCCAGCTTCGCCAACATCAGCAAGGACGACTCTGACCTCATCTACTCTTTCTATGGAGAGGAGTCCAGTCTGCAGGGCTCAGACAG CTTGTCAGAGTTCCTGGCCAAATCAGACGAGTACATGTACAAACTGGCAGACAATCTTCTGGATGCAATGACCAGTGGAGAGCATTCAAGAACCCTGAAGGAGACAGCGGTT GCAGAGGAGCCAGCAAATCCACAAGAGGACAAAGGTGACATGGAG GTCGAGTCTGAATCATCCAGCAGGCTGAACTTGCTGCGCTCTGCTACGGGCCTGCAGATGACCAAGAAGCTAACTGGGG AGGCCCTACACTTCCAGCAGAAACTGGATGAGACTACAAAGCTCCTACGTGACTTGCAGGAAGTACAGAAGGAACGTCTGAGTGCCAAGCAGCCTCCAAACATGATCTGCTTGCTGGCCCCAACTGCCAAGGAGCTGGAGCTGG CTGAGAAGGTGACAGGAAATCTGGCTGCGCTGACTGGTCAAGTAGCCCCATGTGACGTCAGCAGTATTTATGGCATCAGGAAGGCCATGGGCATCGCTGTACCTCCTGAGCCCCTCATAGACCTCTCAACAG GAAACAAGCGACCCAATGGAGACGTAGTCCTTCAGTCCAGATGCGGTTCCACTTGTTGCTGTAAAATGATGCTCCAACCTCTCTCATTCTGTTTATTAACTTAA